One Gossypium hirsutum isolate 1008001.06 chromosome A11, Gossypium_hirsutum_v2.1, whole genome shotgun sequence genomic window carries:
- the LOC107911008 gene encoding probable carboxylesterase 17, with translation MEAISFNPRINVQVNQKSHGVLVEEIEGLIRVHKNGYVERPPIIPIVPCTATGGVTAKDIVIDKFTGLWTRIYVPNYSNKMPLLIYFHGGGFCVGSAAWSCYHEFLSGLASKSGCIIFSVNYRLAPENRLPAGYDDGIETLMWVKQQALSGSNEHKWWLSQCDLSSLFLAGDSAGANIAYIVTTRLGSPGGTSPSSGMKPLVVKGSILIQPFFGGESRTATELHATPQVNSALTLPASDAYWRLSLPFGSNRDHPWCNPLANSTPKLRELRLAPTMVCVSEMDILKDRNMGFCNALSSAGKRVETKIYKGVGHAFQILHNSPSSHIRTQEMISDIKTFINQ, from the coding sequence ATGGAAGCTATTTCCTTTAATCCAAGGATCAATGTTCAGGTAAACCAGAAGAGCCATGGTGTTCTAGTTGAAGAGATTGAAGGGCTAATCCGAGTTCACAAAAACGGATACGTCGAGAGACCACCAATCATCCCTATTGTCCCCTGCACAGCCACCGGTGGTGTTACAGCTAAGGACATCGTCATCGATAAATTCACCGGCTTATGGACTCGTATCTATGTCCCAAACTACTCTAACAAGATGCCTTTGCTTATTTACTTCCATGGTGGCGGATTCTGTGTTGGATCAGCTGCTTGGAGCTGCTACCATGAGTTCTTATCCGGTCTTGCTTCAAAATCAGGGTGCATTATCTTCTCTGTAAACTACCGGTTAGCTCCTGAAAACAGGCTTCCAGCAGGTTACGACGACGGTATCGAAACCCTTATGTGGGTTAAGCAACAAGCTCTAAGTGGATCTAATGAACACAAATGGTGGTTAAGTCAATGTGATTTGTCTAGTTTGTTCCTAGCAGGTGATAGTGCTGGTGCTAATATAGCTTACATTGTGACCACCAGATTAGGCTCCCCCGGCGGCACATCACCCAGCTCCGGAATGAAGCCATTGGTTGTCAAGGGCTCGATCTTGATTCAACCCTTTTTCGGAGGTGAGTCAAGGACCGCAACCGAACTGCACGCCACCCCACAAGTTAACTCGGCACTCACTTTACCCGCATCAGATGCATATTGGAGACTATCATTGCCTTTCGGTTCGAACCGTGACCATCCCTGGTGCAACCCTTTAGCCAATAGTACACCCAAGTTAAGGGAACTGAGACTTGCACCCACGATGGTGTGTGTATCGGAGATGGATATATTGAAAGATAGAAACATGGGGTTCTGCAATGCATTGAGCAGTGCCGGTAAAAGGGTTGAAACAAAGATTTACAAAGGAGTTGGGCATGCATTTCAAATTCTTCATAATTCTCCATCTTCCCACATTCGAACTCAAGAAATGATTTCAGATATTAAGACGTTCATCAACCAGTAA